One stretch of Manis pentadactyla isolate mManPen7 chromosome 10, mManPen7.hap1, whole genome shotgun sequence DNA includes these proteins:
- the IL22 gene encoding interleukin-22, which produces MAALQKTVSSSFMGPLTACCLLLIALWVQGGATVPISSHCSLDKSNFQQPYITNRTFMLANEASLADNNTDVRLIGEKLFSRVNMRERCYLMKQVLNFTLEEVLLPQSDRFQPLMQEVVPFLARLSNKLRHCHIAGDDQHIQRNVQKLKDTVKKLGESGEIKAIGELDLLFMALRNYCI; this is translated from the exons ATGGCCGCCCTGCAGAAAACTGTGAGCTCTTCCTTTATGGGGCCTCTGACTGCCTGCTGCCTGCTTCTCATTGCCCTCTGGGTACAGGGTGGAGCAACTGTGCCCATCAGTTCTCACTGTAGTCTTGACAAGTCCAACTTCCAGCAACCTTATATCACGAACCGCACCTTCATGCTGGCTAACGAG GCTAGTTTGGCAGATAACAACACAGATGTCCGTCTCATTGGGGAGAAACTGTTCAGCAGAGTCAAT ATGAGAGAGCGCTGTTATCTGATGAAGCAGGTGCTCAACTTTACCCTTGAAGAAGTGCTGCTCCCCCAGTCTGACAGATTCCAGCCCCTGATGCAGGAGGTGGTGCCTTTCCTGGCCAGGCTCAGCAACAAGCTCAGGCATTGT CATATTGCCGGCGATGATCAGCATATCCAGAGAAATGTGCAAAAGCTGAAGGACACAGTGAAGAAG CTTGGAGAGAGCGGAGAGATCAAAGCAATTGGAGAACTGGATTTGCTCTTTATGGCCTTGAGAAATTACTGCATTTGA